In Gopherus flavomarginatus isolate rGopFla2 chromosome 5, rGopFla2.mat.asm, whole genome shotgun sequence, one DNA window encodes the following:
- the LOC127052979 gene encoding snaclec 3-like, producing MDPRTFFSLMLIFIAWGACSQENCLCARGFCNEGWVQYQDSCYKASMEPMKWPDAEVACQSYGKNSHLASIHSTEENDFIFHLMGKPLDYTKGQAYWIGAHDTFKEGTFMWTDGSKYNFRTFPADQPNGLPGENYLGSWILQNGFVTWNDYDASWSFPFVCKYTLRNSFRDQSW from the exons ATGGATCCCAGGACATTCTTCTCCCTCATGCTCATCTTCATTGCCTGGG GTGCCTGCTCTCAGGAGAACTGTCTCTGCGCCCGCGGCTTTTGTAACGAGGGCTGGGTGCAGTATCAAGACTCCTGCTATAAGGCTTCAATGGAACCGATGAAATGGCCTGATGCTGAG GTGGCATGTCAAAGCTATGGCAAGAATTCCCATCTGGCCTCCATCCACAGCACAGAGGAAAATGACTTCATCTTCCACCTGATGGGCAAGCCGCTGGATTACACTAAAGGACAGGCCTACTGGATCGGCGCACATGACACTTTCAAG GAGGGGACTTTCATGTGGACAGATGGTTCCAAATACAATTTCCGGACATTTCCTGCAGACCAGCCCAATGGCCTCCCAGGAGAGAACTACCTGGGCTCTTGGATCCTGCAAAACG GCTTTGTAACCTGGAACGACTATGACGCCAGCTGGTCCTTTCCGTTCGTTTGCAAATACACCCTGCGGAACAG CTTCAGGGACCAATCCTGGTAA